A genomic segment from Desulfonatronum lacustre DSM 10312 encodes:
- a CDS encoding nitroreductase family protein: MLDNETLRNIAARRSIRLFTDREVSDEAIHTVLTAANQAPSAHNEQSWRFIVLRGDKKMELARLTTERAADFPKPSSSLLRMAARSITSAPIVVAVVNTGNLVARGEKLFKLDISETRDFFRTMEIQSSAAAVQNLLLAATSLGLGSVWLGILFLIKEDVRRFLGEPEGEFMAVIPLGYTDRTIAGPNKVTAQDVTRHLA, translated from the coding sequence ATGCTGGACAACGAAACCCTGCGCAACATCGCGGCCCGCCGCAGCATCCGGCTCTTCACGGACCGGGAGGTCAGCGATGAGGCCATCCACACGGTCCTGACCGCGGCCAATCAGGCGCCTTCGGCGCATAACGAACAATCCTGGCGTTTCATCGTTCTTCGCGGGGACAAGAAGATGGAGCTGGCCCGGCTGACCACGGAACGAGCCGCCGACTTTCCCAAACCCTCGTCCTCCCTGCTGCGCATGGCGGCCCGGAGCATCACCAGCGCGCCCATTGTGGTGGCCGTGGTAAATACCGGCAATCTGGTCGCCCGGGGCGAGAAGCTGTTCAAGCTGGACATTTCGGAAACGCGCGACTTTTTCCGGACCATGGAAATCCAAAGCTCCGCCGCAGCCGTGCAGAACTTGCTTCTGGCGGCCACTTCGCTGGGCCTGGGCTCGGTCTGGCTGGGGATCCTCTTCCTGATCAAGGAGGACGTACGCCGGTTCCTGGGCGAGCCCGAGGGCGAATTCATGGCCGTTATCCCCCTGGGCTACACCGATCGGACGATCGCGGGGCCGAACAAAGTCACGGCGCAAGACGTCACGCGGCATCTCGCCTGA